One Halioglobus japonicus DNA segment encodes these proteins:
- a CDS encoding S8 family peptidase, with translation MKYLAPMRATLIAMTCAVSFTANSEEQPLHVMLQGESADAMAALVATHKGEITHQLPIIDAVGAQLNRQQLEAILVSDKVHRYIDDLAFDPPDEYTEPSSDCNVAGYLQLEFSPDSMRWRLINKSDAPAKATQIDMTWPAAWGAVTRASVGDSNVAADTLPNTPGKMSLALSQTTTTPFSGTAHLEIEFANKDDAPSPERQNKVSAAIHFGENCKVESPPAYPDNHNDFYYATVAGADSLHLHDIRGAGVTVAVLDSGLWEHDHLSLNTQGQPRVLGRYDAINGREVDEAFDESGHGSHMTSILGNSGPTLRNGKPTGSFKGIAPDANLVTIKAFNVEGQGGMLDIVRGVQWAIDNREKFDIRVLNLSFASRPRWPYFLDPVNQAVMRAWQAGIVVVAAAGNEGPELMSVGSPGNLPYIITVGAITDSWTPLDRSDDYLPDFSSRGPTPSAHIKPDIVAPGGHMTGLTRPGSSLTKDYPEYVLDTGEFVMTGSSQAAALVSGLVALLLQLEPELTPDDVKCMLTSTADLAINHDGLLSYSPFEQGQGYVSITRAITLGRRGCGNEGLSLADDIAGQDHFQGPAIITDEGDTSLPGLELMLSPFPAEKGRSDTRVWGIKSHVERLPPDAKEPPDSPFQWLQIYEMERRQIEQLGKQP, from the coding sequence ATGAAATATTTGGCGCCGATGCGGGCGACATTGATTGCCATGACATGTGCTGTGAGCTTCACCGCCAATAGCGAAGAACAGCCTCTGCACGTGATGCTGCAGGGCGAATCTGCCGACGCCATGGCCGCATTGGTGGCTACCCATAAGGGCGAGATCACCCATCAGCTACCCATCATTGATGCCGTTGGGGCGCAGCTTAATCGCCAGCAACTGGAAGCCATACTGGTTTCAGACAAGGTACATCGATACATCGATGACCTGGCGTTCGATCCCCCCGACGAGTACACCGAGCCTTCTTCGGACTGTAACGTAGCCGGCTACCTGCAGCTCGAGTTTTCACCTGACAGCATGCGCTGGCGCTTAATCAACAAAAGTGACGCCCCCGCGAAAGCAACGCAGATAGACATGACCTGGCCTGCCGCCTGGGGAGCCGTCACCCGCGCGAGCGTCGGTGACAGTAACGTAGCTGCCGACACGCTGCCCAACACGCCAGGCAAAATGTCACTTGCCCTCAGCCAAACCACTACTACCCCCTTTTCGGGCACGGCTCACCTGGAGATCGAATTCGCCAATAAAGATGATGCCCCCTCCCCTGAGCGCCAGAACAAAGTAAGCGCCGCCATCCACTTTGGTGAGAATTGTAAAGTTGAAAGTCCGCCCGCGTACCCGGATAACCACAATGACTTCTACTACGCGACCGTAGCAGGGGCAGACAGCCTGCATCTGCACGATATTCGCGGCGCGGGTGTCACCGTTGCCGTGCTCGACTCAGGGCTTTGGGAACACGATCATCTGTCACTGAACACCCAGGGACAACCCCGGGTTCTGGGCCGCTATGATGCGATCAATGGTCGTGAAGTTGATGAAGCCTTTGACGAAAGCGGGCACGGTTCGCACATGACCAGTATTTTGGGCAATAGCGGCCCCACGCTGCGCAACGGCAAACCAACCGGCTCTTTCAAGGGCATCGCCCCCGACGCCAATTTGGTGACGATCAAGGCTTTCAATGTCGAAGGTCAGGGGGGCATGCTGGATATTGTGCGCGGCGTTCAGTGGGCCATCGATAACCGCGAGAAATTTGATATCCGTGTGCTCAACCTATCATTTGCATCGCGACCCCGGTGGCCCTATTTCCTGGATCCGGTTAATCAAGCTGTGATGCGCGCCTGGCAGGCAGGCATTGTCGTAGTCGCAGCTGCTGGCAACGAAGGCCCTGAATTGATGAGTGTGGGTTCACCCGGCAACCTGCCCTACATTATCACCGTTGGGGCGATCACCGACTCGTGGACCCCCTTGGATCGCAGCGACGATTATCTTCCGGATTTCTCATCGCGCGGCCCTACCCCTTCGGCGCACATCAAGCCTGACATAGTCGCGCCGGGCGGGCACATGACTGGACTTACCCGCCCTGGATCAAGTCTCACCAAGGACTATCCCGAATACGTACTGGACACCGGCGAATTCGTAATGACCGGTTCCTCGCAAGCGGCTGCCCTGGTGTCCGGGCTGGTAGCCCTGTTACTGCAACTCGAACCCGAACTGACTCCAGACGACGTCAAGTGCATGCTCACCAGCACCGCCGATCTCGCTATTAATCATGATGGCCTGCTCTCCTACAGCCCGTTCGAGCAGGGCCAGGGCTATGTGAGCATCACGCGCGCAATCACTCTGGGAAGGCGCGGCTGCGGCAACGAAGGCCTCAGCCTGGCAGACGACATCGCCGGCCAGGATCACTTTCAGGGCCCCGCCATTATCACCGATGAAGGCGACACCAGCCTCCCCGGCCTCGAACTGATGCTGTCGCCCTTCCCCGCTGAGAAAGGCCGCAGTGACACCCGCGTTTGGGGCATCAAATCGCACGTAGAACGCCTGCCTCCCGACGCCAAAGAACCCCCCGATTCACCCTTCCAATGGCTGCAAATCTACGAGATGGAACGCCGCCAGATTGAGCAACTCGGTAAGCAACCGTAA
- a CDS encoding putative bifunctional diguanylate cyclase/phosphodiesterase: protein MISEDRAHYRAKILVCDDDFNVRLLTRQCLEAEDMVVVEAADGTEALDVFARERPDLVFLDVEMPGMTGLEVCQRIRQMPQGESIPIMIVTGSDDRESIDQGFQAGATQYKTKPVNWSLLGRDVQYMLRASDAFNALKRQEDRLRYLAYYDPLTSLPNRRSFNEQLNRILKRCRRHDTGAALLFIDLDHFKRINDSIGHSRGDRLLVEIAKRLTVELREDDAINYYTENSANDEHEYTSNTEIARLGGDEFTVVLSDVKDSAHIEKVAKRILNTLSEPIALQSHNPVVTPSIGIAVFPQDGQDPDALIRNADTAMYVAKAAGRACFRFYDEEMNARAVEQLKMEEELRYAMSSNQLELRYQPQIDTATGTVVSMEALVRWKHPDRGMISPLEFIPVAERTGQIIELGDWVLGEINRHCRYWDSLGLPPFRVCVNISPIQFNQDDLPKRMRAFLESAHIPANRLEVELTESAIMNDAPANIKKLSELKELGLEVAVDDFGTGYSSLSYLKRFPIDTLKIDQSFVADLDTTDGAAIVDAIIALSNTLNLRVIAEGIEQKDQLDYLVAKGCHLLQGYYFARPLYPEDVPDTLQQDFSADLTPKPQD, encoded by the coding sequence ATGATCAGTGAAGATCGAGCGCATTATCGCGCGAAAATTCTGGTATGCGATGACGACTTCAATGTTCGTCTGCTCACTCGCCAGTGCCTTGAGGCAGAAGACATGGTGGTGGTTGAAGCCGCCGATGGTACCGAAGCGCTCGACGTCTTCGCCCGCGAGCGACCCGACCTTGTTTTCCTGGATGTAGAAATGCCCGGCATGACGGGCCTGGAAGTGTGCCAGCGAATTCGCCAGATGCCCCAGGGGGAATCCATCCCTATCATGATCGTCACTGGTTCGGACGATCGCGAATCTATTGACCAGGGATTCCAGGCGGGCGCCACTCAGTACAAAACCAAACCTGTGAACTGGTCACTGCTGGGCCGGGATGTGCAGTACATGCTGCGCGCCTCAGACGCTTTCAACGCGCTCAAGCGCCAGGAAGACCGGCTGCGCTATCTGGCTTACTACGACCCACTGACCAGCCTGCCCAACCGACGTAGCTTCAACGAACAGCTCAATCGAATTCTCAAGCGTTGCCGCCGTCACGATACGGGTGCTGCATTGTTGTTTATCGACCTCGACCACTTCAAGCGCATCAACGACTCCATCGGCCACAGTCGCGGTGACCGTCTGCTGGTAGAGATCGCCAAGCGACTCACCGTGGAGTTGCGCGAAGATGATGCGATCAACTACTACACTGAGAACAGCGCCAACGACGAACACGAATACACCAGCAACACCGAAATAGCGCGCCTGGGTGGCGACGAATTTACCGTAGTGCTATCGGATGTAAAAGACAGCGCGCATATTGAGAAAGTGGCCAAGCGCATTCTCAACACGCTGTCCGAACCCATCGCTCTGCAATCACATAACCCGGTGGTTACTCCCAGCATTGGCATAGCTGTCTTCCCGCAAGATGGCCAGGATCCTGATGCACTGATTCGCAATGCGGATACCGCAATGTATGTAGCCAAGGCGGCAGGCCGAGCCTGCTTTCGCTTCTATGATGAAGAAATGAACGCCCGGGCAGTCGAACAGCTCAAGATGGAAGAAGAACTGCGCTACGCCATGAGCAGCAACCAGTTGGAACTGCGCTATCAGCCCCAGATTGATACCGCGACCGGCACCGTGGTCAGCATGGAAGCCCTGGTACGCTGGAAGCACCCCGACAGGGGGATGATTTCACCCCTGGAGTTTATTCCGGTGGCCGAACGTACCGGCCAGATTATAGAGCTTGGCGACTGGGTGCTCGGTGAGATAAACCGCCACTGTCGCTACTGGGATTCACTGGGACTCCCCCCGTTTCGGGTGTGCGTCAATATCTCACCGATTCAGTTCAATCAGGACGATTTACCCAAGCGCATGCGCGCTTTCCTCGAAAGCGCTCACATACCCGCCAATCGCCTGGAAGTGGAACTCACTGAGAGCGCCATCATGAACGATGCGCCAGCCAACATTAAAAAGCTGAGCGAGCTCAAGGAGCTTGGACTGGAAGTCGCGGTAGACGACTTCGGCACCGGCTATTCCTCGCTCAGTTATTTGAAGCGCTTCCCGATCGACACATTGAAAATCGACCAGAGCTTTGTCGCTGACCTCGACACCACCGATGGTGCCGCGATAGTCGACGCCATTATTGCCTTGTCGAACACCCTCAATTTACGCGTGATCGCAGAAGGCATTGAACAGAAAGACCAGCTGGACTACCTCGTGGCCAAAGGCTGCCATCTGCTCCAGGGATACTATTTCGCCCGACCGCTGTATCCCGAAGATGTTCCCGACACGCTGCAGCAAGACTTCTCTGCTGACCTGACGCCCAAACCACAAGACTGA
- a CDS encoding GGDEF domain-containing protein, producing MRVHLSAVYRLVVPFMLVALAMWARGFAPSLDHEASILLENLPYLLCAICCGLGWMFNRLRLALAALASTGLYLLIKLHLQVSLSESPAGELYLFAGLALAVGVAYLLVVRDYGLLTLRSLLMVIIFAGLLGLCYGAAEWIGATDAAWSARFAAPTHDDYILSHAVSWLIAGAALLAIFLVLARDDETEGALFGALLAGFCALAFLHLEQISVVMACAGLLSVGWGLIRGSHAMAYRDDLTSLPGRRALSERLQSLGRHYAIAMLDVDHFKKFNDTHGHEVGDEVLKLVASRIRQVGGGGTAYRYGGEEFCVVFPRKSAEECAEVLDQARERIANYEMSIRDQGRRPVKAKEGTRRRGATRLSAASVYVTVSAGIAERDDKLQTPEEVMAAADKQLYRAKRGGRNRVAWPGSRK from the coding sequence ATGCGAGTACATCTGTCTGCGGTATACAGGCTGGTGGTTCCTTTTATGCTCGTTGCCTTGGCAATGTGGGCGCGTGGTTTCGCTCCCTCGCTGGATCATGAAGCCAGCATTCTGCTGGAAAATCTTCCCTACCTTTTGTGTGCTATCTGCTGCGGTCTGGGGTGGATGTTCAATCGTCTGCGATTGGCCCTGGCGGCGTTGGCCTCCACGGGTTTGTATCTGCTTATCAAATTGCACCTTCAGGTCAGTCTTTCCGAGTCGCCCGCGGGTGAATTGTATCTCTTTGCTGGCCTCGCCCTCGCAGTGGGAGTGGCCTACCTCCTGGTCGTGCGCGATTACGGCTTGCTGACGCTGCGCAGTTTGTTGATGGTGATCATATTCGCGGGGCTGTTGGGTCTTTGTTATGGAGCCGCGGAGTGGATTGGCGCAACGGATGCCGCATGGTCTGCGCGTTTCGCTGCGCCCACCCACGACGATTATATTCTGTCCCATGCGGTGTCGTGGCTGATCGCCGGTGCGGCGCTGCTGGCTATCTTTTTGGTGCTGGCGCGCGATGATGAAACGGAGGGTGCGCTGTTTGGCGCGCTGTTGGCAGGGTTTTGTGCGCTGGCGTTTTTGCACCTGGAGCAGATCTCTGTGGTGATGGCCTGTGCGGGCCTGCTCAGTGTGGGTTGGGGACTGATCCGCGGCTCGCACGCGATGGCTTATCGCGATGATCTCACCAGCTTGCCGGGCCGGCGGGCCTTAAGCGAGCGCCTGCAGAGCCTGGGGCGGCATTATGCTATTGCCATGCTCGACGTGGATCATTTCAAGAAATTCAATGACACCCATGGCCACGAGGTGGGCGATGAGGTGCTGAAGCTGGTTGCGTCGCGCATCCGGCAGGTGGGTGGTGGCGGCACTGCCTACCGCTACGGCGGCGAGGAATTTTGTGTTGTGTTCCCGCGCAAGTCCGCGGAGGAGTGCGCGGAGGTACTCGATCAGGCGCGCGAGCGTATCGCTAACTATGAAATGTCCATTCGCGACCAGGGCAGGCGTCCGGTCAAGGCGAAGGAGGGCACACGACGTCGTGGCGCCACTCGATTGTCCGCGGCGTCCGTTTACGTCACCGTCAGTGCCGGCATAGCGGAACGGGATGACAAGCTGCAGACGCCGGAGGAGGTTATGGCCGCCGCAGACAAACAGCTTTATCGAGCCAAGCGCGGTGGCCGCAATCGGGTGGCATGGCCGGGCTCTAGAAAGTAA
- a CDS encoding putative bifunctional diguanylate cyclase/phosphodiesterase codes for MEQNTVLIISEHQADHLVLSACLERAPLQQFQLASSESMERPLEALLDPAIDAVIMAYGPQTEYLLRLAQKNNATVPLILLLDDAEQTTLEQLNDLGAQDYLVRGQIQDALVHRILDYCIQLKQARDKIQQLSNRDGLTGALNRVGFRAHLERAMERSSRYGFNTALLYINMDQFANINDHYGEADGDLLIKTISRRLLNKMRSTDSIARLGGDEFAVVLEDVSSFADVELISEKMLKSIAAPMILSEQQVSIDASIGAAMFPDDSKDFAELVECARSAMQQAKTVDGNKFIRYTNQISFDDSGASSLAAELRTAVRKNQFELHYQPRVDLNTGALVGLEALLRWNHPERGLLCPGEFLSACEDMGLMKTIGYQVIQHACAAQVWIEEQGIRNVDVAVNISFSQIQDDRFVEIVKDIISRTGTNASRLELELTESTILKSPAAIKARMDELRLLGVSFSLDDFGTGFSQLSHLTELPISALKIDACFVRDLPHNAHQEAVCTMIIEMARRLGMLVVAEGAETYEQVEFLREKNCQQVQGFYYSPAIPLQQIPRFVEEQRLKRNDPLFS; via the coding sequence GTGGAACAAAACACCGTACTCATTATTTCTGAACACCAGGCAGATCATCTGGTGCTGTCAGCTTGTCTTGAGCGAGCGCCGCTGCAGCAGTTCCAACTGGCGAGCTCGGAGTCGATGGAGCGGCCACTGGAAGCCCTGCTGGATCCTGCCATTGATGCTGTCATCATGGCCTACGGCCCACAAACCGAATACCTGCTGCGACTGGCGCAAAAGAACAACGCCACCGTTCCCCTAATTCTGCTGTTAGATGACGCAGAGCAAACCACGCTGGAACAACTAAATGATCTGGGCGCTCAGGACTACCTGGTGCGCGGCCAGATTCAGGATGCACTGGTTCACCGCATTCTGGACTACTGCATCCAGCTCAAGCAGGCACGCGATAAGATCCAGCAACTGTCGAACCGCGATGGACTCACTGGCGCGCTGAACCGGGTAGGCTTTCGCGCTCACCTGGAGCGGGCCATGGAGCGCTCATCACGCTACGGTTTCAACACCGCACTGCTCTACATCAACATGGATCAGTTCGCCAACATCAACGATCACTACGGCGAAGCCGACGGCGACCTGCTGATCAAGACTATTTCGCGGCGTCTACTGAACAAGATGCGCAGCACCGACAGCATCGCCCGACTGGGTGGCGATGAGTTTGCCGTGGTACTGGAAGATGTCAGCTCTTTCGCCGACGTGGAGCTCATCTCGGAGAAGATGCTCAAATCGATTGCGGCACCGATGATTCTGAGCGAACAGCAGGTTTCGATCGACGCCAGCATCGGCGCCGCCATGTTCCCCGACGACAGCAAAGACTTTGCCGAACTGGTTGAGTGCGCACGCAGCGCCATGCAACAGGCCAAGACCGTCGATGGCAACAAGTTTATCCGCTACACCAACCAGATCAGTTTCGACGACTCTGGTGCCAGTTCACTGGCCGCGGAACTGCGTACCGCTGTGCGCAAAAATCAGTTCGAGCTGCACTACCAGCCCCGGGTAGATCTCAACACCGGCGCACTGGTGGGCCTTGAAGCCCTGTTGCGCTGGAACCATCCCGAGCGTGGCCTGCTATGCCCCGGCGAATTTTTGTCAGCCTGCGAAGATATGGGGCTGATGAAAACGATCGGCTACCAGGTTATCCAGCACGCATGTGCAGCGCAGGTATGGATAGAAGAACAGGGCATTCGCAACGTCGATGTAGCGGTGAACATTTCGTTCTCGCAAATCCAGGACGACCGCTTTGTTGAGATCGTCAAAGACATCATCAGCCGCACCGGCACCAATGCTTCGAGGCTGGAGCTGGAACTGACCGAAAGCACCATTCTCAAGAGCCCGGCGGCCATTAAAGCCCGCATGGACGAATTGCGACTGCTGGGTGTGTCCTTCTCACTGGATGATTTCGGCACCGGCTTCTCACAGCTCTCACACCTGACCGAACTACCGATCTCCGCACTCAAGATCGACGCTTGCTTTGTGCGCGACCTGCCGCACAACGCACACCAGGAGGCGGTGTGCACCATGATTATCGAGATGGCTCGCCGTCTCGGTATGCTGGTGGTGGCAGAAGGTGCCGAGACCTACGAGCAGGTGGAATTCCTGCGCGAGAAAAACTGTCAGCAAGTGCAGGGCTTTTACTACAGCCCGGCCATTCCACTGCAGCAAATTCCCCGTTTTGTCGAAGAACAGCGCCTCAAGCGCAACGACCCACTATTTTCTTGA
- a CDS encoding enoyl-CoA hydratase/isomerase family protein: protein MTQELLFDVTEGVALITLNRPEAHNTLTSGLIAGLGAAYQECDQNDAVRVVVVTGAGKSFCAGADMSGGGTTFDSEAVAMEVDSCPLSMQAWDVRKPVIAACNGHAVGAGLGMAMQTDMRVFADEGKYGFLQVRRGVVTDFAMEYVLPRVIGMERALELLMRGQRLTGQEAVEWGLAGRSVQADQVLDTAMDIARDIAVNSAPLAMAFHKRLLWRGMDMSLSDFAGLESRALNLSMTRPDAIEGGMAYFERRAPDWQGSVSSEWPDWMAEAGDD from the coding sequence ATGACCCAAGAATTACTGTTCGATGTGACTGAGGGCGTTGCCCTGATCACGCTCAACCGCCCTGAAGCCCACAATACCCTGACCTCAGGGCTCATCGCGGGACTCGGCGCCGCCTATCAGGAATGTGATCAAAACGATGCTGTGCGTGTTGTGGTGGTCACAGGTGCCGGCAAGAGCTTTTGTGCCGGCGCTGACATGAGTGGCGGAGGGACGACGTTTGACAGCGAGGCGGTGGCGATGGAAGTGGACTCCTGCCCACTCAGCATGCAGGCCTGGGATGTGCGCAAGCCTGTTATTGCAGCGTGTAACGGCCACGCGGTCGGCGCAGGTCTGGGCATGGCAATGCAAACCGATATGCGGGTATTCGCGGATGAGGGCAAATACGGCTTTCTCCAGGTGCGTCGGGGTGTGGTGACAGATTTTGCGATGGAGTACGTGCTGCCGCGGGTCATCGGCATGGAGCGCGCATTGGAGTTGCTCATGCGCGGCCAGCGGCTGACCGGCCAGGAGGCAGTTGAGTGGGGCCTGGCCGGACGCAGCGTGCAGGCTGATCAGGTCCTCGACACGGCCATGGACATTGCCCGGGATATTGCCGTTAACAGCGCGCCGTTGGCCATGGCGTTCCACAAGCGCCTGCTTTGGCGGGGCATGGATATGTCTCTGAGCGACTTTGCGGGGTTGGAGAGTCGGGCACTTAACCTGAGCATGACGCGCCCCGATGCCATCGAGGGCGGCATGGCCTACTTTGAGCGACGCGCCCCCGATTGGCAGGGCTCGGTAAGCTCAGAATGGCCCGACTGGATGGCGGAAGCAGGGGACGACTAG
- a CDS encoding nitroreductase family deazaflavin-dependent oxidoreductase, whose protein sequence is MTKYDYVKTRREDVVQYKESQLPMIKAFLKFGSRAQAKIFRLSKGRLMKSFLGGPVCLVTMTGAKTGKTRQIPLIHICDGENKVLVASCGGMPKNPVWYYNLKAHPQIKIMADGEEREYMARQVSDEEKAALWPLLVETYSDFDEYQARTDRNIPVFSCEPL, encoded by the coding sequence ATGACAAAATACGATTATGTAAAAACTCGCCGCGAAGACGTGGTTCAGTACAAGGAAAGCCAGCTGCCAATGATTAAGGCTTTTCTGAAATTTGGCAGCCGGGCGCAGGCGAAGATCTTCCGCCTGAGCAAAGGCCGACTCATGAAAAGCTTTCTGGGTGGCCCGGTATGCCTAGTCACCATGACCGGCGCCAAAACCGGCAAGACCCGCCAGATTCCGCTGATTCATATTTGCGACGGCGAGAACAAGGTGCTGGTGGCTTCCTGCGGCGGCATGCCAAAGAACCCGGTCTGGTACTACAACCTCAAGGCGCACCCCCAAATCAAGATCATGGCGGACGGTGAAGAGAGAGAGTACATGGCCCGCCAGGTCAGCGACGAAGAAAAAGCCGCGCTCTGGCCCCTGCTGGTAGAGACATACTCAGACTTTGATGAGTACCAGGCCAGGACGGATCGCAATATCCCGGTGTTCAGCTGCGAGCCGCTGTAA
- the nadA gene encoding quinolinate synthase NadA translates to MSIATDKLETIRQQVQHHLDHAEQHRLDPAREAALIEQIKARLIEENAVIVAHYYTSPVVQALAEETGGCVSDSLEMARFGNEHPADTLVVAGVKFMGETAKILTPEKRVLMPTLEATCSLDLGCPIDEFSAFCDQHPDRKVVVYANTSAAVKARADWVVTSSIALEVAEHLAEQDEKIIWAPDQHLGDYVRRESGADIIMWDGACIVHEEFKARGIADLKAVYPDAAVLVHPESPAAVLEHADRVGSTTQIIRAAMEMDNKQFIVATDQGIFYKLQQMAPDKEFIIAPTAGEGATCRSCANCPWMAMNDLETLARVFDQSDNEIFVDPALGERAMVPLTRMLDFAADLNLKVKGNA, encoded by the coding sequence ATGAGTATAGCGACCGACAAACTGGAAACGATTCGCCAGCAGGTACAGCATCATCTGGACCACGCCGAACAGCATCGTCTGGATCCTGCCCGTGAGGCTGCATTGATTGAGCAGATCAAAGCGCGGCTGATCGAGGAAAACGCTGTAATAGTGGCCCACTACTACACATCTCCCGTCGTGCAGGCCCTGGCTGAAGAAACCGGTGGTTGTGTCTCGGATTCCCTCGAGATGGCACGCTTCGGTAATGAGCATCCGGCGGACACGCTTGTGGTCGCCGGGGTCAAATTTATGGGCGAGACCGCGAAAATCCTGACGCCGGAAAAGCGCGTACTCATGCCCACACTGGAGGCCACCTGTTCTCTGGACCTGGGCTGTCCCATCGATGAATTTTCCGCATTCTGCGACCAGCACCCCGATCGCAAGGTTGTGGTCTACGCCAACACCTCGGCGGCCGTAAAGGCCCGCGCCGATTGGGTGGTCACGTCCAGCATTGCGCTTGAGGTGGCGGAACATCTGGCCGAACAGGACGAGAAAATCATTTGGGCGCCGGATCAGCACCTGGGTGACTATGTGCGCCGGGAAAGCGGTGCCGACATCATTATGTGGGACGGCGCCTGTATCGTGCATGAAGAATTCAAGGCGCGCGGTATCGCCGATCTCAAGGCGGTGTACCCCGACGCTGCCGTGCTGGTGCATCCAGAGTCACCGGCAGCGGTGCTGGAGCACGCTGACCGCGTGGGCTCTACGACCCAGATTATTCGCGCGGCCATGGAGATGGACAACAAGCAGTTCATCGTGGCAACGGATCAGGGCATCTTCTACAAGCTGCAGCAGATGGCACCGGACAAGGAATTCATTATTGCACCCACTGCGGGTGAGGGCGCTACGTGCCGCAGCTGTGCCAATTGTCCGTGGATGGCCATGAATGATCTGGAAACACTCGCGAGGGTGTTTGATCAGTCAGACAACGAAATCTTCGTCGACCCGGCACTGGGTGAGCGGGCCATGGTGCCGCTGACGCGAATGCTGGATTTCGCCGCCGACCTCAACCTGAAGGTCAAGGGCAACGCCTGA
- a CDS encoding M48 family metalloprotease, which yields MQFNRQPATPSLRATATLLCALLTASLLAAPARANTEELKLPNLGESSTSLFSAEFEHQLGRTWLKIFRSQVSTVTDPLMFDYIENLTYQLATHSKLEDRRLELVVVDNPTINAFAVPGGVIGVHNGLLLYAQTEDELATVLAHEIAHLSQRHFSRGVEFQKSQTPMNLAGMLAGLVLMATAGGDAGMAALAASQAAAQNNALRYSRGNEQEADRIGMQTMVEAGMDPHAAPAMFERMLQASRYSSSERIPEFMRTHPLSENRIADTRNRARQYPKTIRPVSLDYQLMRARAYVQLANTPEEAVQRFKGELGGTPRSREAAQYGLVLSLTEAGRADEAALALDSIWSGNPDRLEYVIADAEIDMARNTPEKAAEKLRKRLALSPGNHPLTMTYAKALMANGEAHIAEEVLLAQSTRRPTDPGLWYLLAEVQGLSGNIAGLHQSRAEYFILNGILDEAERQLSYALKLTRNDYHTTAQVQQRLRDVALLRQQMESF from the coding sequence GTGCAATTTAATCGCCAACCGGCAACTCCTTCGCTGCGCGCCACGGCAACGCTCCTCTGCGCGCTGCTGACCGCGTCTTTGCTGGCAGCGCCTGCCCGGGCCAATACCGAAGAGCTCAAGTTGCCCAATCTGGGCGAATCCAGCACCAGCCTTTTCTCCGCTGAATTCGAACACCAATTGGGCCGCACCTGGTTGAAGATTTTTCGCAGCCAGGTGTCCACCGTCACCGACCCATTGATGTTCGATTACATTGAGAACCTGACCTACCAGTTGGCGACACACAGCAAACTCGAAGATCGACGACTGGAACTGGTGGTGGTCGACAATCCGACCATTAACGCATTCGCGGTACCGGGCGGCGTTATCGGGGTACACAACGGGCTGTTGCTATACGCCCAGACAGAAGATGAACTCGCCACCGTTCTGGCCCACGAAATTGCTCACTTGAGCCAGCGTCACTTCTCCAGGGGCGTGGAGTTTCAGAAATCCCAGACGCCCATGAACTTGGCAGGCATGCTTGCCGGCCTGGTGTTAATGGCCACCGCCGGCGGCGATGCCGGCATGGCGGCTCTGGCGGCAAGCCAGGCCGCGGCCCAGAACAATGCCTTGCGCTACAGTCGCGGCAACGAACAGGAAGCCGACCGAATCGGTATGCAGACCATGGTAGAGGCCGGCATGGACCCCCACGCTGCCCCGGCCATGTTCGAGCGCATGTTGCAAGCCTCGCGCTACTCCAGCAGCGAACGCATACCAGAGTTCATGCGCACTCACCCGCTGTCTGAAAACCGGATAGCCGACACCCGCAACCGCGCTCGCCAGTACCCGAAAACCATTCGCCCGGTAAGCCTGGATTATCAGTTGATGCGCGCCAGAGCCTATGTACAGCTGGCCAATACACCCGAAGAAGCGGTACAGCGTTTCAAGGGTGAGCTTGGCGGCACACCTCGCTCGCGTGAGGCGGCACAGTACGGGCTGGTGCTGTCGCTGACCGAAGCTGGCCGCGCCGATGAGGCAGCGCTGGCCCTGGACAGCATCTGGTCGGGTAATCCCGATCGCCTGGAATATGTCATTGCCGATGCCGAGATCGACATGGCGCGCAATACGCCGGAGAAAGCGGCGGAAAAACTGCGTAAGCGCCTGGCGCTCAGCCCCGGCAATCACCCGCTCACCATGACCTACGCCAAGGCACTCATGGCCAACGGTGAAGCGCACATTGCCGAAGAAGTACTGCTGGCGCAGAGCACGCGCCGGCCCACTGACCCGGGGCTATGGTATCTATTGGCAGAGGTTCAGGGACTGTCGGGCAATATCGCCGGCCTCCACCAATCGCGGGCAGAGTACTTTATTCTCAATGGTATTCTCGACGAGGCAGAACGGCAGCTTAGCTACGCCCTGAAGCTCACTCGCAACGACTACCACACCACAGCGCAGGTGCAACAGCGCCTGCGGGATGTGGCGCTACTGCGCCAGCAGATGGAAAGCTTCTAA